The following proteins are encoded in a genomic region of Acipenser ruthenus chromosome 4, fAciRut3.2 maternal haplotype, whole genome shotgun sequence:
- the LOC117399879 gene encoding uracil nucleotide/cysteinyl leukotriene receptor-like, whose protein sequence is MMSNNSDNEAEHFTKESHLENILFACYYLVVFIVAIPGNTLALWVFISKGENKTFTVFLRNLAIADISYVLILPVRIIYHLNSKHWPFGEILCRLIGFLFYLNMYCSLYFMTCISLDRLLAIVFPVKSINVRKLKNAHIISCILWVALTISLFPLLVSPQTVHMDNTTVCLQLYREQTSRRALGSLSVAFIIPLVTTVFSYLLIMHKLWKRDQVTKSIKDKAMKMIILVMIHFFVCFVPYHVNRFVYIHAFSSNSVSSEMKNTLSLSNRITSALTSLSGALNPILYFFLAQKFRKTLLNLFCIDEHRDSSNGDVTHQEVPSTRHEFRNTNKNNV, encoded by the coding sequence ATGATGAGCAATAACAGTGACAATGAAGCAGAACATTTCACAAAAGAATCCCACCTTGAGAATATTCTATTTGCTTGTTATTACCTTGTGGTTTTTATTGTAGCCATCCCTGGCAACACCTTGGCATTGTGGGTCTTTATCTCCAAAggtgaaaataaaacttttactGTCTTTCTGAGGAACCTGGCAATAGCTGACATCTCCTACGTGTTAATACTACCAGTGCGTATCATCTACCACCTGAACAGCAAACACTGGCCATTTGGTGAAATCCTGTGTCGTTTAATAGGGTTTCTTTTTTATCTCAACATGTACTGTAGTCTCTACTTCATGACCTGCATAAGCCTGGATCGCTTGCTTGCAATTGTGTTTCCAGTCAAGTCCATTAACGTGCGGAAGCTCAAGAATGCCCACATAATAAGTTGCATCCTCTGGGTTGCCCTTACTATTTCACTGTTCCCCTTGCTTGTTTCACCTCAAACAGTACACATGGATAACACTACAGTGTGCCTCCAGCTTTACCGGGAACAGACATCCAGGCGAGCCCTTGGGTCTCTCAGTGTTGCCTTTATTATTCCTCTCGTCACAACAGTGTTTTCTTATTTACTTATCATGCACAAGCTGTGGAAAAGAGATCAGGTCACAAAGTCAATTAAGGACAAAGCCATGAAGATGATCATATTGGTGATGatacatttctttgtgtgttttgtgcCATATCACGTTAACCGTTTTGTTTATATCCATGCATTTAGTAGCAATAGTGTGTCCTCTGAAATGAAAAACACTCTCTCCCTCAGCAATCGCATCACTTCCGCTCTGACCAGCCTCAGTGGGGCTCTGAATCCGATTTTGTACTTCTTCCTTGCACAGAAATTCAGAAAAACATTACTAAATCTGTTCTGCATTGATGAACACAGAGATAGCAGCAATGGTGACGTCACTCATCAAGAGGTTCCGAGTACTAGACATGAATTCCggaatacaaacaaaaataatgtataa